The Methanococcus voltae nucleotide sequence CGCCGTGTGGAATTTCTAAGCCTGCATCAAGAGCACCTTTTAAAACTGCGAAAATTGCAGCTCCTTTTGTAGCTCTGTGTAAACCTTTATCAAGTACTGCTTCTTCAATGCCTTCTTTTACAGCTTTTTTACCAATCAATAAACCTGTTAAGTACGCTGTTGGTAAGTTACCACAGTGTCCTTTATATCCTAATTTAACAAGTTCTTTTGAATGTGCTGAAGCTAATATGATATCTCCTTTCTCATCGTAAGCTACTACTTGAGCTACAATGTTGTTTAAGGATTTTCTCGCAACTAATCTTGGCTTACCAGACAATAATAATCCTAATCTTTGTCTGAAATCTGTTTTTCCTTCTCTTCTTCTTCTAAAAGGAACTCTGTACTTGGCGTTTGTTGCCATAACCATTCCTCCTTATAACTTTAGTTATAAATCGATAATAATTACTGAATATTGACTAATCGTTAATAGAAAGTTATTAAATCTAAAAATAAATCCAATAAGCAAATCCATTAAACCTATTAAATTCAATTAAACAATTGTAATTATTAATTTTAGTAATTATAAAGGATAATTATTTTATGAAAAGATTATTAAATCAAAATACTGAATCATAAAAACCCAATATCGCGATAATTATAATTAATATTATAATTGATATTTAAAATATTAATTTTTAAATTATTCGCTTGAGATACCGTGGTCTTTCATGTAAAGCTTCATGTGGTTTCTACTTCTGAAAGCGCCACCTTTAGCCATTCTGTACAATTTTCTGTACTGTGTTCTTTCGATTTTTTCGTCTTCTCTTAATTCTTTTAGCATTCTTCTTAAAGGTCTAATGGTGTTTATCCATTTTTCTTTTTTAGGAGTTCTTGCACCCTTAGCCCCTTTTCTAGAACCTTGGCCTTTTCTTTTGCCTTTTCTTTTCTGCTCTTGTATCTTTTTCTTTCTTGCGCTACTGATACCCTTTTCTTGTTTCTTAACAATGATTCCATCTTTCACTAAAGCTCTGATGTCATCTTTGGTAATTGCAAGTTTAACTTTTTCCAAGTTTTCAGGGTCAACCCATACTCTATCAATACCGCAATCGAGTATGTTAGCTGCAATTCTTCTTTGAGTTGATACATCCATAATATCACCTGTCTTTACATTTTCAGACGTATGGATTCGATTGTTATAATTGCAATAACATTAATTCATGAGAATTACTCTAATTAGCCTGAATTTGATAATTGAATATTAGAATTGAATTATTTACACATAAGTTCTTAATTTAAAATTAATTACTTAATTATTGTAATAATTCTTCTTGTTTTTGTTTTGAGATGTTTAAAATTCTAATGTTTAACTCGTTAGCTTTTTTAACCATTTCAATTCTTTTTCTCTTACCAACTGTTGATGCAATTCTTGCCGCCTGAGTTTCAGGGTTTAAAGCTGAAATCTCTTTAACGTTATTAACAAGAATGTCTTCTAAACCTGATGGGTGAAGATTTCTTACTAATGCAGGGCATCTGTATCCGATTTTAACTACAGCAGATCTGTGTTTCAATCCAATTCTCATACCACTGTGTTTACCGAATGGTCTTCTCCAGCTGGTGCCGATTCTTGCGGTTCTGTGGCTATCTTGTCTTTTGAATTCAGGTCTTTTCTGTTTCATTTTGAGTTTTAATCTCATTAATCTTTTAAAATCACTCATGAAACCACCTATAATACCTTACCTGCTTTTTCAACGATGTAGATACCGTCTTGGAATACTCTTGTATCTCTTCCGCTTACTTTAGTGGCTTGTTCAATGTTTGCAGCAGTTTGACCAACAAATTCTTTGTTAACTCCACTTACTACTACTTGTTCACCGCTTACCTTAACAGTAACTCCAGGCATTACTCTTGCAGTTCTTGGGTGTTTTTCACCTAAGAAATTGTCAATAACTACAACATCGCTTTTAACACTTACTTTCATAGGGAAGTGAGCGTATTTAATTGCTAATTTGTAGTCAAAGCCTTCTGTAACTCCTTTTATCATGTTAAGAGCGTGTGCTTTATATGTACCTACCATAGCGGTCTGTTTTTTATTTGGGAAAGAACATTGGATAACTAAGACATCGCCTTCTGTTGAGAATTCGATTCCGTTGTAATTTAATGTTTTTTCTAATTGTTTACCGCCGGATTTTACAGTAATGTTGTTGCCGTTTAGTTCAACATTTACATTTTCTGGGATAGTAACTTCTTCCCTAATGAGTGCAGCAACTGGCATAACTATACCTCCTCGTCTCATTGTATGAAAATACAATAATAATAAATAATATCTTAGGATATTAGCTTATAAATTTGCTTAACGCAATTAGTAGATGTATGAAATTAACCTTCCACCAATTCCGGCGTCTTTTGCTTCATCGTGAGTCATTAACCCTTTCGGGGTACTTACGATTAACAAACCGAAACCTTTTGCTGGTAAGTATCTCTTTTCAAACTTTTCAAATTCTTGATTTTTAACTGCGAATCTTGGTTTTACAGCGCCACATTTGTTAATCTGACCAATTAATGTTACTTTGTAAACTCCCGCTTTACCATCTTCGATGTATTCAAAGTTTCCAATGTATCCTTGGTCTTGCATAACTTTGAGTACTCTTCCAATTAATTTAGATGCAGGTTTTAAGTAAGCTGTGTTTTTACCTACGTTTTCACAGTTGGATATATGGTTCAATGCGTTCGCAAGAGGGTCCATTAAGCTCATACTGTTACCTCCTTGTCCTTTCTAATCCTTTCATCACTTAATCGTACTTTTTAAATCCTAAGTTTTGTGCCATTTCTCTAAAGCATTGCCTACATAAGTTTAAGCCGTATTTTCTAATAATTCCCGGTCCTTTTCTTCCGCATCTTTTACAAACCTTGGAACCTTGTCCAAATTTTTTCTTGAACGGTGCTTTTGTCATACATACTCACCTTATTCTTCAAGTACTTCCATATCGAATGTTGCTTTAACTAATTCGATAGCTTCGACTTTTTTAACTAAGTGTTTTTCAGGAATTGTGTTTCTTTTAAGCTTTCTTGATTTAACTCTGTATCCTGGCTTTTCAAAAGTTACACATACGTCCATACCGTATATTCCAACTGATGGGTCGTATTTTTGGCCTGGGAAGTCAATGTGTTCCGGAACACCAAATGAAAAATTACCTACTTTATCAAATGACCTGTCGTATAATACTTTACCAGATGCTTTGAAAGCAGTGAAAGCGTTCTTTAAAAACTCTTCAGCTTTAGTACCTCTTAAGGTAACTTTCAATCCAATTGGTAATTTTTTTCTGATTCCGAATGCAGGGTTAGT carries:
- a CDS encoding 50S ribosomal protein L18; this translates as MATNAKYRVPFRRRREGKTDFRQRLGLLLSGKPRLVARKSLNNIVAQVVAYDEKGDIILASAHSKELVKLGYKGHCGNLPTAYLTGLLIGKKAVKEGIEEAVLDKGLHRATKGAAIFAVLKGALDAGLEIPHGDEIIGDEERLSGAHIAAYAKVLKAEDEDAYKKQFSKYLEKGLNPEDLPAHFEEIKEKILSL
- a CDS encoding 50S ribosomal protein L5; translated protein: MSFQEIWEKEPMKKPRIQKVTVNFGVGEAGDRLTIGAKVIEDITGQAPVRTLAKQTNPAFGIRKKLPIGLKVTLRGTKAEEFLKNAFTAFKASGKVLYDRSFDKVGNFSFGVPEHIDFPGQKYDPSVGIYGMDVCVTFEKPGYRVKSRKLKRNTIPEKHLVKKVEAIELVKATFDMEVLEE
- a CDS encoding 50S ribosomal protein L19e, with the translated sequence MDVSTQRRIAANILDCGIDRVWVDPENLEKVKLAITKDDIRALVKDGIIVKKQEKGISSARKKKIQEQKRKGKRKGQGSRKGAKGARTPKKEKWINTIRPLRRMLKELREDEKIERTQYRKLYRMAKGGAFRSRNHMKLYMKDHGISSE
- a CDS encoding 30S ribosomal protein S14, translating into MTKAPFKKKFGQGSKVCKRCGRKGPGIIRKYGLNLCRQCFREMAQNLGFKKYD
- a CDS encoding 30S ribosomal protein S8, giving the protein MSLMDPLANALNHISNCENVGKNTAYLKPASKLIGRVLKVMQDQGYIGNFEYIEDGKAGVYKVTLIGQINKCGAVKPRFAVKNQEFEKFEKRYLPAKGFGLLIVSTPKGLMTHDEAKDAGIGGRLISYIY
- a CDS encoding 50S ribosomal protein L6, whose translation is MPVAALIREEVTIPENVNVELNGNNITVKSGGKQLEKTLNYNGIEFSTEGDVLVIQCSFPNKKQTAMVGTYKAHALNMIKGVTEGFDYKLAIKYAHFPMKVSVKSDVVVIDNFLGEKHPRTARVMPGVTVKVSGEQVVVSGVNKEFVGQTAANIEQATKVSGRDTRVFQDGIYIVEKAGKVL
- a CDS encoding 50S ribosomal protein L32e — translated: MSDFKRLMRLKLKMKQKRPEFKRQDSHRTARIGTSWRRPFGKHSGMRIGLKHRSAVVKIGYRCPALVRNLHPSGLEDILVNNVKEISALNPETQAARIASTVGKRKRIEMVKKANELNIRILNISKQKQEELLQ